The proteins below are encoded in one region of Megalops cyprinoides isolate fMegCyp1 chromosome 14, fMegCyp1.pri, whole genome shotgun sequence:
- the orc2 gene encoding origin recognition complex subunit 2 isoform X3 encodes MEYCVKVSKSSAQKLVTLKPSRDEQQAELQEEEDDEVFNEEDYVQALGTGPEENGSAGAGGAAVFTFQTVKRSNKMAQMASEWARTPGKSVTFSTPESPDKCSSPPRASKRQASQNKTPQKGKKVQFVSTTPHRLRKRLSAPSLKSDSDSDLSPSHSEDEEEDEEEKPARTETEPKTPSKAAAAALYKTPAKKSKKEPEPSLLEEYFEAHSSSKVVTSDRTLQRLQTPRLDQETLFRLLDGKPSCYSEEISRLNKEHEKHFSRWMWQLQLGFSVLLYGLGSKRALLEQFRTSMLSDSAHLVINGFFPSITLKSILNSITGEVLEHEGNFRTPMDQMDFIVKTLRQDPEFHVYLLIHNIDGPMLRAERTQQTLGQLASLPNMHLLASIDHINAPLVWDQSKMSQFNWLWYETTTYLPYVEETSYENSLLVQQSGALALSSLTHVLRSLTPNARGIFRLLAEFQLENKDNPSYSGLSFQDFYQRCREAFLVNSDITLRTQLTEFRDHKLIRTKKGADGVEYLLIPIDTGTLTDFLEKEEAE; translated from the exons ATGGAGTATT GTGTAAAGGTTTCAAAGAGCTCGGCCCAGAAGCTGGTCACTCTGAAACCCAGCCGGGACgagcagcaggcagagctgcaggaggaagaggatgatgagGTCTTCAATGAGGAAGACTACGTCCAGGCGCTCGGCACTGGACCTGAAG AAAATGGTTCTGCTGGAGCAGGTGGCGCGGCAGTCTTCACGTTCCAGACCGTCAAGCGCTCCAACAAGATGGCCCAGATGG CGTCTGAGTGGGCTCGCACCCCGGGAAAGAGTGTCACGTTCAGCACCCCTGAATCCCCAGACAAGTGCAGCAGCCCCCCCAGAGCCAGCAAGA GGCAGGCCAGCCAAAACAAGACTCCCCAGAAG GGAAAGAAAGTGCAGTTCGTCTCCACCACTCCACACAGACTGAGAAAAAGGCTGTCAG CGCCCAGCCTGAAGTCTGACAGCGACAGCGACCTGTCTCCCTCCCACtctgaggatgaggaggaggatgaagaggagaagCCTGCGAGGACTGAGACAGAGCCGAAGACTCCCAGCAAAGCAGCTGCGGCAGCCCTGTACAAGACTCCCGCCAAGAAGAGCAAGAAGGAGCCAGAG CCCAGTCTTTTGGAGGAATACTTtgaagcacacagcagctcaAAGGTCGTGACCTCTGACAGAACCCTACAGAGACTTCAGACTCCCAGACTTGACCAG GAAACGCTGTTCAGGCTGTTGGACGGAAAGCCCTCCTGTTACTCAGAGGAGATCAGTCGCTTAAACAAGGAGCATGAGAAGCATTTCAGCAGGTGGATGTGGCAGCTACA gtTGGGGTTCAGTGTGCTGCTGTATGGCCTGGGCTCGAAGCGGGCTCTACTGGAGCAGTTCCGCACGTCCATGCTGTCTGACTCCGCCCACCTCGTCATCAACGGCTTCTTTCCCAGTATCACCCTGAAGTCG ATCCTGAACTCCATCACAGGAGAGGTGCTGGAGCATGAAGGAAACTTCCGAACTCCCATGGATCAGATGGACTTCATTGTGAAAACCTTGAGACAAG ACCCTGAGTTCCACGTGTACCTGCTGATCCACAATATCGATGGGCCAATGCTGCGGGCGGAGAGGACTCAGCAGACGCTGGGACAGCTGGCCTCTCTTCCCAACATGCACCTGCTCGCCTCCATCGACCACATCAACGCCCCGCTAG TGTGGGACCAGTCAAAGATGAGTCAGTTTAACTGGCTGTGGTACGAGACGACCACCTACCTACCGTACGTGGAGGAGACGTCGTACGAGAACTCGCTGCTGGTGCAGCAGTCCGGAGCGCTGGCCCTCAGCTCACTGACCCACGTGCTGCGCAGCCTCACCCCCAACGCCAG GGGGATTTTCAGACTGCTGGCAGAGTTTCAGCTGGAAAACAAGGACAACCCCTCCTACTCAG GCCTGTCCTTCCAGGACTTTTATCAGAGGTGTCGTGAGGCCTTCCTGGTGAACAGTGACATCACCCTGAGGACACAGCTGACCGAGTTCAGGGACCACAAGCTAATCCGCACCAAGAAG GGTGCTGACGGTGTGGAGTACCTGCTCATTCCCATCGACACGGGAACACTGACCGACTTCCTGGAGAAGGAGGAAGCAGAGTGA
- the orc2 gene encoding origin recognition complex subunit 2 isoform X2, with translation MSPQKRTKDAGILEVRFVGDADVLDHIVDKQEGVKVSKSSAQKLVTLKPSRDEQQAELQEEEDDEVFNEEDYVQALGTGPEENGSAGAGGAAVFTFQTVKRSNKMAQMASEWARTPGKSVTFSTPESPDKCSSPPRASKRQASQNKTPQKGKKVQFVSTTPHRLRKRLSAPSLKSDSDSDLSPSHSEDEEEDEEEKPARTETEPKTPSKAAAAALYKTPAKKSKKEPEPSLLEEYFEAHSSSKVVTSDRTLQRLQTPRLDQETLFRLLDGKPSCYSEEISRLNKEHEKHFSRWMWQLQLGFSVLLYGLGSKRALLEQFRTSMLSDSAHLVINGFFPSITLKSILNSITGEVLEHEGNFRTPMDQMDFIVKTLRQDPEFHVYLLIHNIDGPMLRAERTQQTLGQLASLPNMHLLASIDHINAPLVWDQSKMSQFNWLWYETTTYLPYVEETSYENSLLVQQSGALALSSLTHVLRSLTPNARGIFRLLAEFQLENKDNPSYSGLSFQDFYQRCREAFLVNSDITLRTQLTEFRDHKLIRTKKGADGVEYLLIPIDTGTLTDFLEKEEAE, from the exons ATGAGTCCTCAGAAACGGACCAAAGATGCTGGGATTCTGGAAGTTCGTTTTGTTGGAGACGCGGATGTGCTGGACCACATCGTTGATAAACAAGAGG GTGTAAAGGTTTCAAAGAGCTCGGCCCAGAAGCTGGTCACTCTGAAACCCAGCCGGGACgagcagcaggcagagctgcaggaggaagaggatgatgagGTCTTCAATGAGGAAGACTACGTCCAGGCGCTCGGCACTGGACCTGAAG AAAATGGTTCTGCTGGAGCAGGTGGCGCGGCAGTCTTCACGTTCCAGACCGTCAAGCGCTCCAACAAGATGGCCCAGATGG CGTCTGAGTGGGCTCGCACCCCGGGAAAGAGTGTCACGTTCAGCACCCCTGAATCCCCAGACAAGTGCAGCAGCCCCCCCAGAGCCAGCAAGA GGCAGGCCAGCCAAAACAAGACTCCCCAGAAG GGAAAGAAAGTGCAGTTCGTCTCCACCACTCCACACAGACTGAGAAAAAGGCTGTCAG CGCCCAGCCTGAAGTCTGACAGCGACAGCGACCTGTCTCCCTCCCACtctgaggatgaggaggaggatgaagaggagaagCCTGCGAGGACTGAGACAGAGCCGAAGACTCCCAGCAAAGCAGCTGCGGCAGCCCTGTACAAGACTCCCGCCAAGAAGAGCAAGAAGGAGCCAGAG CCCAGTCTTTTGGAGGAATACTTtgaagcacacagcagctcaAAGGTCGTGACCTCTGACAGAACCCTACAGAGACTTCAGACTCCCAGACTTGACCAG GAAACGCTGTTCAGGCTGTTGGACGGAAAGCCCTCCTGTTACTCAGAGGAGATCAGTCGCTTAAACAAGGAGCATGAGAAGCATTTCAGCAGGTGGATGTGGCAGCTACA gtTGGGGTTCAGTGTGCTGCTGTATGGCCTGGGCTCGAAGCGGGCTCTACTGGAGCAGTTCCGCACGTCCATGCTGTCTGACTCCGCCCACCTCGTCATCAACGGCTTCTTTCCCAGTATCACCCTGAAGTCG ATCCTGAACTCCATCACAGGAGAGGTGCTGGAGCATGAAGGAAACTTCCGAACTCCCATGGATCAGATGGACTTCATTGTGAAAACCTTGAGACAAG ACCCTGAGTTCCACGTGTACCTGCTGATCCACAATATCGATGGGCCAATGCTGCGGGCGGAGAGGACTCAGCAGACGCTGGGACAGCTGGCCTCTCTTCCCAACATGCACCTGCTCGCCTCCATCGACCACATCAACGCCCCGCTAG TGTGGGACCAGTCAAAGATGAGTCAGTTTAACTGGCTGTGGTACGAGACGACCACCTACCTACCGTACGTGGAGGAGACGTCGTACGAGAACTCGCTGCTGGTGCAGCAGTCCGGAGCGCTGGCCCTCAGCTCACTGACCCACGTGCTGCGCAGCCTCACCCCCAACGCCAG GGGGATTTTCAGACTGCTGGCAGAGTTTCAGCTGGAAAACAAGGACAACCCCTCCTACTCAG GCCTGTCCTTCCAGGACTTTTATCAGAGGTGTCGTGAGGCCTTCCTGGTGAACAGTGACATCACCCTGAGGACACAGCTGACCGAGTTCAGGGACCACAAGCTAATCCGCACCAAGAAG GGTGCTGACGGTGTGGAGTACCTGCTCATTCCCATCGACACGGGAACACTGACCGACTTCCTGGAGAAGGAGGAAGCAGAGTGA
- the cfap410 gene encoding cilia and flagella associated protein 410: MKLTRKLVLARAKASDLDSVKKLNCWGCNLTDISIFTEMPNIEVLTLSANQISSLEHITQCRSLTELYLRRNNIQSLGELCHLQGLSQLRVLWLAENPCCGTDPTKYRLTVLRTLPGLQKLDNQVVTEEELAQALEEGAEISSAPPPESVSANGLSEAETDSDGLMYSMEETNKIREQLGMKPLPRDKFPSFSSPRDSGLPLGRRSHVLEAVLLLLKELNSEELQEVQTAAESRARALHRHSCQAERKDLLQQ, translated from the exons atgaaactgaccCGAAAATTAGTTCTTGCCAGAGCTAAAGCGTCTGACCTCGACAGTGTGAAGAAACTCAATTGCTG ggGCTGTAACCTGACAGAC ATCTCCATATTCACAGAAATGCCCAATATTGAGGTCTTGACACTCAG TGCGAATCAGATCTCCTCGCTGGAGCACATCACTCAGTGCCGGAGCCTGACGGAGCTGTACCTGAGGAGGAACAACATTCAGAGCCTGGGGGAGCTGTGTCACCTGCAGGGCCTGTCCCAGCTGCGTGTGCTGTGGCTGGCGGAGAACCCCTGCTGCGGCACCGACCCCACCAAATACCGCCTCACCGTCCTGCGAACGCTGCCCGGCCTGCAGAAGCTGGACAACCAAg TGGTCACAGAGGAGGAGTTGGCCCAAGCTCTGGAGGAGGGAGCGGAGATCAgctcagcccctcccccagaaTCTGTTTCTGCCAATGGGCTCTCAGAGGCGGAGACAGACAGTGATGGCCTCATGTACAGCATGGAGGAGACCAA TAAAATCCGCGAGCAGCTTGGAATGAAGCCCTTACCCAGAGATAAATTCCCATCATTCTCCTCTCCGCGTGACTCGGGACTGCCTCTGGGGAGACGG AGTCACGTTCTGGAGGCCGTGCTGCTcctgctgaaggagctgaacAGTGAGGAGTTGCAGGAGGTGCAGACGGCAGCGGAGAGCCGTGCGCGTGccctccacagacacagctgccaGGCAGAGCGTAAAGACCTCCTCCAGCAGTGA
- the orc2 gene encoding origin recognition complex subunit 2 isoform X1, translating into MVACQSEIMSPQKRTKDAGILEVRFVGDADVLDHIVDKQEGVKVSKSSAQKLVTLKPSRDEQQAELQEEEDDEVFNEEDYVQALGTGPEENGSAGAGGAAVFTFQTVKRSNKMAQMASEWARTPGKSVTFSTPESPDKCSSPPRASKRQASQNKTPQKGKKVQFVSTTPHRLRKRLSAPSLKSDSDSDLSPSHSEDEEEDEEEKPARTETEPKTPSKAAAAALYKTPAKKSKKEPEPSLLEEYFEAHSSSKVVTSDRTLQRLQTPRLDQETLFRLLDGKPSCYSEEISRLNKEHEKHFSRWMWQLQLGFSVLLYGLGSKRALLEQFRTSMLSDSAHLVINGFFPSITLKSILNSITGEVLEHEGNFRTPMDQMDFIVKTLRQDPEFHVYLLIHNIDGPMLRAERTQQTLGQLASLPNMHLLASIDHINAPLVWDQSKMSQFNWLWYETTTYLPYVEETSYENSLLVQQSGALALSSLTHVLRSLTPNARGIFRLLAEFQLENKDNPSYSGLSFQDFYQRCREAFLVNSDITLRTQLTEFRDHKLIRTKKGADGVEYLLIPIDTGTLTDFLEKEEAE; encoded by the exons ATGGTCGCATGTCAAA GTGAGATCATGAGTCCTCAGAAACGGACCAAAGATGCTGGGATTCTGGAAGTTCGTTTTGTTGGAGACGCGGATGTGCTGGACCACATCGTTGATAAACAAGAGG GTGTAAAGGTTTCAAAGAGCTCGGCCCAGAAGCTGGTCACTCTGAAACCCAGCCGGGACgagcagcaggcagagctgcaggaggaagaggatgatgagGTCTTCAATGAGGAAGACTACGTCCAGGCGCTCGGCACTGGACCTGAAG AAAATGGTTCTGCTGGAGCAGGTGGCGCGGCAGTCTTCACGTTCCAGACCGTCAAGCGCTCCAACAAGATGGCCCAGATGG CGTCTGAGTGGGCTCGCACCCCGGGAAAGAGTGTCACGTTCAGCACCCCTGAATCCCCAGACAAGTGCAGCAGCCCCCCCAGAGCCAGCAAGA GGCAGGCCAGCCAAAACAAGACTCCCCAGAAG GGAAAGAAAGTGCAGTTCGTCTCCACCACTCCACACAGACTGAGAAAAAGGCTGTCAG CGCCCAGCCTGAAGTCTGACAGCGACAGCGACCTGTCTCCCTCCCACtctgaggatgaggaggaggatgaagaggagaagCCTGCGAGGACTGAGACAGAGCCGAAGACTCCCAGCAAAGCAGCTGCGGCAGCCCTGTACAAGACTCCCGCCAAGAAGAGCAAGAAGGAGCCAGAG CCCAGTCTTTTGGAGGAATACTTtgaagcacacagcagctcaAAGGTCGTGACCTCTGACAGAACCCTACAGAGACTTCAGACTCCCAGACTTGACCAG GAAACGCTGTTCAGGCTGTTGGACGGAAAGCCCTCCTGTTACTCAGAGGAGATCAGTCGCTTAAACAAGGAGCATGAGAAGCATTTCAGCAGGTGGATGTGGCAGCTACA gtTGGGGTTCAGTGTGCTGCTGTATGGCCTGGGCTCGAAGCGGGCTCTACTGGAGCAGTTCCGCACGTCCATGCTGTCTGACTCCGCCCACCTCGTCATCAACGGCTTCTTTCCCAGTATCACCCTGAAGTCG ATCCTGAACTCCATCACAGGAGAGGTGCTGGAGCATGAAGGAAACTTCCGAACTCCCATGGATCAGATGGACTTCATTGTGAAAACCTTGAGACAAG ACCCTGAGTTCCACGTGTACCTGCTGATCCACAATATCGATGGGCCAATGCTGCGGGCGGAGAGGACTCAGCAGACGCTGGGACAGCTGGCCTCTCTTCCCAACATGCACCTGCTCGCCTCCATCGACCACATCAACGCCCCGCTAG TGTGGGACCAGTCAAAGATGAGTCAGTTTAACTGGCTGTGGTACGAGACGACCACCTACCTACCGTACGTGGAGGAGACGTCGTACGAGAACTCGCTGCTGGTGCAGCAGTCCGGAGCGCTGGCCCTCAGCTCACTGACCCACGTGCTGCGCAGCCTCACCCCCAACGCCAG GGGGATTTTCAGACTGCTGGCAGAGTTTCAGCTGGAAAACAAGGACAACCCCTCCTACTCAG GCCTGTCCTTCCAGGACTTTTATCAGAGGTGTCGTGAGGCCTTCCTGGTGAACAGTGACATCACCCTGAGGACACAGCTGACCGAGTTCAGGGACCACAAGCTAATCCGCACCAAGAAG GGTGCTGACGGTGTGGAGTACCTGCTCATTCCCATCGACACGGGAACACTGACCGACTTCCTGGAGAAGGAGGAAGCAGAGTGA